From one Dermacentor variabilis isolate Ectoservices chromosome 3, ASM5094787v1, whole genome shotgun sequence genomic stretch:
- the LOC142574730 gene encoding uncharacterized protein LOC142574730, protein MASSSPEQHPDRLRLLFARLQEHGLTLNTAKCVFGVNNIEFLGHLVTPEGVQPLDGKVEALCDFPHPTSLRKLREFLGLLNFHRRLDCTVARIVLPLTDMLKPSKAPSAPLEWTSSADAAFEEAKNSLANATELVHPLPNVPMRLITDASSNAVTFTSALCTSAFVAC, encoded by the coding sequence ATGGCTAGCTCTTCACCTGAACAGCATCCCGATCGTCTGCGATTGCTTTTTGCAAGACTCCAGGAGCACGGCTTGACCCTTAACACAGCAAAGTGTGTTTTCGGCGTCAACAATATCGAATTTCTTGGCCACCTCGTCACACCTGAAGGAGTCCAGCCCCTGGACGGCAAAGTTGAAGCACTGTGCGATTTTCCTCATCCAACTTCACTTAGAAAGCTACGCGAGTTCCTAGGACTGCTGAACTTTCACCGTCGCCTCGACTGTACTGTGGCTCGTATTGTCCTACCGCTGACCGACATGCTCAAGCCATCTAAAGCACCGTCAGCCCCTCTCGAGTGGACAAGTTCAGCTGACGCAGCATTTGAGGAAGCCAAGAATTCTCTGGCCAACGCAACAGAGCTCGTGCACCCCTTGCCCAACGTACCAATGCGATTGATCACCGATGCTTCCTCCAACGCCGTTACGTTCACCTCTGCGCTTTGCACCTCTGCGTTCGTTGCGTGCTGA